The Microbacterium esteraromaticum genome contains the following window.
CGGCCGCGCCCGATTCACGGTCGACAGCGACCGGGTCACCGCCGTCCTCCCGGAACTCTCCCGTCGGGCCGTTACGGGACTGCGCATCGAACCACCCTCGCTGGAAGAGCTGTTCCTGCGTCACTACGGCGACGTGGTGGACGACACAGTGGACGACACAGTGGACGCACGCGGGAAGCTCCGTCAATGAGGACGCTCCTGCTGCTGCGGCTGCGCCGCGACCGCCTGCAGGTGCCGCTGTGGGTCGTCGGAACGACGCTGCTCGCTGCGGCCGCGGTCGGCGGTGTCACCGCCTCGTTCACGACCGAGGCCGACCGCCACGGGCTGCTGGCCGCGGTAATGGCCAATCCGGTCATCCTGCTGTTCCGCGGGTTGCCGTCCGGGGCGGGCGAGGCGCAGGTAGCGGTGTTCCTGATCCTCCCGTTCCTGTCGATGCTCGTCGGCATGATGAGCGTGTTCCTCGCCGTGCGCCATACCCGCACCGATGAGGAGCAGGGGCGGGCCGAACTGATCGCGGCAACCCCCGCGGCGCGAGTGCTCCCCCTGGCGGCGACCACGCTGCACGGCCTCCTCGTCAACACGGTGATCGGCGTCGGCATCGCCCTCGCGTTCATCGCCCTGGGGTACCCGGTCGCGGGCTCACTCATCGCAGGGCTCGCCGTGGCATCCGTCGGTCTGTGCTTTCTCGGGGTCGGGCTGCTGTCGGCGCAACTGATGCGCACCTCACGCGGCGCGAACTCCCTGGCCGTGTGGCTGCTGGTCGCGGCCTACCTGACCGCCGGGCTCGGCAACGCGCTCGGCACGCCCAGCGACGACCTCACCCGTCTGGAGAGCAGCTGGCTGACCTGGCTGTCGCCCATCGGATGGGCCGAGAACACCCGCGCCTACGCCGATGACGTCACTTGGCCGGCACTGCTGGGCATCGCCCTGGGCGTTCTGCTCGCGACCGCAGCGTTCCTCGTGCAGTCGACGCGCGATCTCGGCGAGGGCATCGTGCCGCAACGACACGGTCGCGCCTCGGCGTCGCGGATGCTGGGATCGCCGATCGGCCTGGCCTGGCGTCTGTCGCGCGGCGCCGCGTGGGGATGGGCGACGGGCGGACTGATCGCCGGCGTCTTGGCCACGAGCCTCACCTCGGCGATGAACGAACTCGCGCGGATCGACTCGGTGCAGCAGTTGCTCGAAGCGATGTCGCAGCAGAACGACATCGAGCAGAGCATGGTCGTGGTCTTCTACCTGATCGTCGGCGTGCTCGCCTCGTGCGCCGCTGTGCAGACGGTCTGCCGGGCCCGCCAGGAAGAGGCACACGGCACCGCCGAGCCCGTCCTGGCGGGCGCCGTCGACCGAACCCGCTGGCTGGCCTCGCACCTCGTGGCGGCGGCTGCCGCGGCGGCACTGACCCTGGCCGCCGCGATCGCAGGATCGGCGCTGGGAGGTCTGCGCGGCGGTGCCGACCTGGTCGCCGACGCTGTCATCGCCGGCGCGGGCCAGGGGCTGGCGGCCGCAGTGATCCTGGCGCTGACCGCGCTAGTCTTCGTCGTCGCGCCGCGAGCGACGATCGTCTTCGGGTGGATGCTGGTGCTCGTCGCGTTGCTCATCGGCCTGTTCGGCCCACTGTTCTCGCTACCGGAATGGGCGACCCGGCTGTCGCCCTTCGCGCAGGCGCCGGCGCCGGGACCCGACGGAATCGACGTCAATGGCGGATGGTGGCTGCTCGCGATCACCGTGCTGGGTGCTGCGGCAGCGCTGTGGCTCATGCGCCGACGCGAGTTGCACCCCGCATCCTGAGGCCGCATTCGTCACCTGTGACCCGCACTGGATAGCGTGGAGGGCATGAGCGGACACGGCGAGGCGACTCAGATGACCGAGACCGAGATGCGCGAACCCCAGGTTCTGCGATGGGTCTTCTGGCCCGCGGCGGCGATCATCATCGCGTTCGTCTTGTTCACCCTGCTGTTCCCGCAGGTCGCCGAAGAGGTGTTCGCGGCCGTGCAGACCTCGATCGTGAACGCCTTCAACTGGTACTACGTGCTGATCGCGGCGTTCTTCGTCGCGTTCAGCCTGTTCCTCGGCTTCAGCCGGTTCGGTGATATCAAGCTCGGGCGAGACGACGAAGAGCCCGAGTTCTCGCTGATGAGCTGGTTCTCGCTGCTGTTCGCCGCCGGAATGGGCATCGGTCTGGTCTTCTACGGTGTCAGCGAACCTCTCAGCCACTTCGTGAACCCGCGACCCGGCGTGACGGGAACACCCGAGCAGCTCGCACAGGGGGCGCTGGGGCAGACGTACCTGCACTGGGGCGTGCACGCCTGGTCGATCTACGTCGTGATCGGGCTCGCCCTCTCGTACGCGATCCATCGCCGTCGGCGGCCCGTGTCGATCCGGTGGACGCTCGAACCTCTGCTCGGCAAGCGCGTCGAAGGCGGCTGGGGGCACACGATCGACGTGATCGCCCTGGTCGGCACCCTCTTCGGCGTCGCGACCTCGCTCGGGCTCGGTGTGCTGCAGATGAGCTCCGGCCTGCATGCGGCAGGCTTCGCCGACCCCGACGAGGCGACCCAGGTCGTGCTGATCCTCATCATCTCGGTGTTCGTGCTGATGTCGGTGCTGTCGGGCGTCACCCGCGGTATGAAGTGGCTGTCGAACGCCAACCTGGTGCTGGCCGGGCTGCTGGTGCTCTACCTGCTGGCTGTCGGCCCGACCGAGTTCCTGTTGCGCGACTTCGTGCAGTCGATCGGGTACTACGTGCAGAACTTCGTGGGTCTGTCGTTCAACGTGAGTGCGTTCCAGGGCGAGGCCGGCGAGCAATGGCAGGCGGGGTGGACGTCGTTCTACTGGGGCTGGTGGATCTCGTGGGCGCCCTTCGTCGGCATCTTCATTGCCCGGGTCTCGAAGGGCCGCTCGGTGCGCGAGTTCGTGATCGGCGTGATCATGGTGCCGACGCTGCTCGGCATCCTGTGGTTCGCCGTGCTCGGCGGCTCTGGGCTGGCGATGGAGCTCGCCAACCCGGGCACCCTCACCGGACCCGATGGCGAGGTGGACTTGCAGGGTGCGCTGTTCGAGATGCTGCAGCACGTGCCCGGGTCGGCGATCGTCAGCATCGGTGTGCTGTTGCTGCTGACGATCTTCTTCGTGACCTCGGCCGATTCGGGCGCCCTGGTGATGGGCATGATCGCCACCGGTGGCAAGCCCGAACCGCGCCGATGGATCCGCACGTTCTTCGTCGCGGCGACGGCCCTGCTGGCGATCGCGCTCCTGCTGGCCGGAGGCCTCACCGCGCTGCAGACGGCGGCGATCACGATCGCGCTGCCTTTCAGTGTGGTGATGCTGCTGATCTGCTGGTCGACTGTCGTGGCGTTCACCCGTGAGCGCCGCGCCTATGCGAAGGCCGAGCGTGCGCAGTTCATCGACCGGATCGGCGACTACTACGGCCTGGAGGTCGAGGCGCACGACGCCACCGGCGTGCTGGGAGCCCAGCCCCGATGGATGCGTAGCCTGCAGCGCCGGTTCGGGCTGCCCGTGGCGCCGACCGAGCCGTCGCGCATCACGCCGACAGCACTCGCGATCGAGAGTCACGTGGATGCGTCGCCGTCGACGATCGACGTCGACGTACTCGTGGATCAGGACGAGCTCGCCGGCCTCGACGACCCCGACGTTCCCTCGCAGGACGCAGGCCCGTTCCTGAAGGACTGAAGCCCCGCGCACTCGCGCACTCGCGCCCAAGCCCCACGCGCCCCGGCCCGTCCCCACCCACGAGGGGTCAAGAATCGCGCAGTCCAGCCCCCTGAACACGACATTTCTTGACCCCTCGTGAGGAGGAGAGGTGTTGCGTGCGCTGCGTGACCCACGAGGGGCCAAGTTCTGCGCAGTCCAACCCTCTGAACGCGACATTTCTTGACCCCTCGTGAGGAGGAGAGGTGTTGCATGCGTGCGTGCGCTGCGCGGGCTACGCGGCGAGCACGTGCCGCAGCTGCTCGACGGCCCAGTCCAGCTCGGTCGCGCGGATCACCAGCGGCGGCGCGATGCGGATGGTCTGCCCGTGGGTGTCCTTCACCAGCACGCCGCGCTCGCGCAGCTTCTCTGCGATCTCTCGCCCGGTTCCGATCGCGGGGTCGATATCGACGCCGGCCCACAGCCCCGCGATGCGCACCGCGGTCACACCGTGCCCGATGAGCGGTTCGAGAGCGGATGCCAGATGCGCGCCGAGCAGACGGGCACGCTGCTGGAACTCGCCCGTGCTGAGCATCTCGACGACCTTGGTGCCCACGGCTGCGGCCAGCGGGTTGCCGCCGAACGTCGAGCCGTGCTCGCCAGGACGAATCACCCCGAGCACATCCCGGTTGCCGACGACGGCCGAGACAGGCAGGATGCCCCCACCGAGCGCCTTGCCCAGCAGGTACAGGTCGGGCACGACGCCCTCGCGATCGCAGGCGAAGGTCTCGCCGACGCGGCCGAGGCCCGACTGGATCTCATCGGCGATGAAGAGCACGCTCCGCTCGTCGCAGATCTCTCGGACCCGGCGCAGGTATCCCTCGGGTGGGATGATCACGCCGCCCTCGCCCTGGATCGGCTCGATGAGCACGGCCGCGGTGTCGTCGGTGATCGCGTTCGCGATGGCATCCGCATCGCCGTAGGCGACCACGTCGAAACCGGGCGTGTACGGGCCGAAATCGGCACGCGCCTGCTCATCGTCGCTGAAGCTGACGATCGTCGTGGTGCGGCCGTGGAAGTTGCCGTCGGCGACGATGATGCGCGCCCGACCGGCCAGGATGCCCTTGACCCGGTACCCCCACGCGCGGGCGACCTTGATGCCCGTCTCGACGGCCTCGGCGCCGGTGTTCATCGGCAGCACCAGCTCTTTGCCGCACAGTTCGGCGAGGGCCGCGGCGAACGGTTCGAGCTGGTCGTTCATGAACGCGCGGCTGGTGAGCGTGACGCGGCCCAGCTGCGCGGTCAGCGCCTGCACGATCGCCGGATGCCGGTGACCGAAGTTGACAGCCGAGTAGGCGGCCAGCAGATCGAGGTAGCGCTTGCCGTCGGCATCCGTCACCCACACCCCGTCGGCCTCGGAGACGACGACGGGCAGTGGGCTGTAGTTCTCGGCGACGTGCGGTTCGAGCGGCGCGGTCGTCGAGGTCGACATCAGGACTCCCCGTCGGTCTTCGCGCCGCGCAGTTCGAGCGTGCAGCACTTGATGCCGCCACCGCCGAGCAGCAGCTCGGACAGGTCGACGGTGAGCGGGTTGTATCCGCGCTCGCGCAGCTGCTTCTCGAATCCCTTGGCGCGCGGCGAGATGATCACGTTGTAGCCGTCGCTGGCCGAGTTCAGGCCGAACACGGCG
Protein-coding sequences here:
- a CDS encoding BCCT family transporter, encoding MTETEMREPQVLRWVFWPAAAIIIAFVLFTLLFPQVAEEVFAAVQTSIVNAFNWYYVLIAAFFVAFSLFLGFSRFGDIKLGRDDEEPEFSLMSWFSLLFAAGMGIGLVFYGVSEPLSHFVNPRPGVTGTPEQLAQGALGQTYLHWGVHAWSIYVVIGLALSYAIHRRRRPVSIRWTLEPLLGKRVEGGWGHTIDVIALVGTLFGVATSLGLGVLQMSSGLHAAGFADPDEATQVVLILIISVFVLMSVLSGVTRGMKWLSNANLVLAGLLVLYLLAVGPTEFLLRDFVQSIGYYVQNFVGLSFNVSAFQGEAGEQWQAGWTSFYWGWWISWAPFVGIFIARVSKGRSVREFVIGVIMVPTLLGILWFAVLGGSGLAMELANPGTLTGPDGEVDLQGALFEMLQHVPGSAIVSIGVLLLLTIFFVTSADSGALVMGMIATGGKPEPRRWIRTFFVAATALLAIALLLAGGLTALQTAAITIALPFSVVMLLICWSTVVAFTRERRAYAKAERAQFIDRIGDYYGLEVEAHDATGVLGAQPRWMRSLQRRFGLPVAPTEPSRITPTALAIESHVDASPSTIDVDVLVDQDELAGLDDPDVPSQDAGPFLKD
- the rocD gene encoding ornithine--oxo-acid transaminase encodes the protein MSTSTTAPLEPHVAENYSPLPVVVSEADGVWVTDADGKRYLDLLAAYSAVNFGHRHPAIVQALTAQLGRVTLTSRAFMNDQLEPFAAALAELCGKELVLPMNTGAEAVETGIKVARAWGYRVKGILAGRARIIVADGNFHGRTTTIVSFSDDEQARADFGPYTPGFDVVAYGDADAIANAITDDTAAVLIEPIQGEGGVIIPPEGYLRRVREICDERSVLFIADEIQSGLGRVGETFACDREGVVPDLYLLGKALGGGILPVSAVVGNRDVLGVIRPGEHGSTFGGNPLAAAVGTKVVEMLSTGEFQQRARLLGAHLASALEPLIGHGVTAVRIAGLWAGVDIDPAIGTGREIAEKLRERGVLVKDTHGQTIRIAPPLVIRATELDWAVEQLRHVLAA
- a CDS encoding ABC transporter permease, whose translation is MRTLLLLRLRRDRLQVPLWVVGTTLLAAAAVGGVTASFTTEADRHGLLAAVMANPVILLFRGLPSGAGEAQVAVFLILPFLSMLVGMMSVFLAVRHTRTDEEQGRAELIAATPAARVLPLAATTLHGLLVNTVIGVGIALAFIALGYPVAGSLIAGLAVASVGLCFLGVGLLSAQLMRTSRGANSLAVWLLVAAYLTAGLGNALGTPSDDLTRLESSWLTWLSPIGWAENTRAYADDVTWPALLGIALGVLLATAAFLVQSTRDLGEGIVPQRHGRASASRMLGSPIGLAWRLSRGAAWGWATGGLIAGVLATSLTSAMNELARIDSVQQLLEAMSQQNDIEQSMVVVFYLIVGVLASCAAVQTVCRARQEEAHGTAEPVLAGAVDRTRWLASHLVAAAAAAALTLAAAIAGSALGGLRGGADLVADAVIAGAGQGLAAAVILALTALVFVVAPRATIVFGWMLVLVALLIGLFGPLFSLPEWATRLSPFAQAPAPGPDGIDVNGGWWLLAITVLGAAAALWLMRRRELHPAS